A single genomic interval of Oryza sativa Japonica Group chromosome 7, ASM3414082v1 harbors:
- the LOC4343462 gene encoding aspartic proteinase nepenthesin-1, with the protein MMSVQMAASLRVIVVLVCVTAGAALADAAAGGVRVGLTRIHSEPGVTASQFVRDALRRDMHRRARFGRELASSSSSSSPAGTVSAPTRKDLPNGGEYIMTLAIGTPPQSYPAIADTGSDLVWTQCAPCGERCFKQPSPLYNPSSSPTFRVLPCSSALNLCAAEARLAGATPPPGCACRYNQTYGTGWTSGLQGSETFTFGSSPADQVRVPGIAFGCSNASSDDWNGSAGLVGLGRGGLSLVSQLAAGMFSYCLTPFQDTKSKSTLLLGPAAAAAALNGTGVRSTPFVPSPSKPPMSTYYYLNLTGISVGPAALPIPPGAFALRADGTGGLIIDSGTTITSLVDAAYKRVRAAVRSLVKLPVTDGSNATGLDLCFALPSSSAPPATLPSMTLHFGGGADMVLPVENYMILDGGMWCLAMRSQTDGELSTLGNYQQQNLHILYDVQKETLSFAPAKCSTL; encoded by the coding sequence ATGATGAGCGTGCAAATGGCGGCGTCGCTACGTGTGATCGTTGTGTTGGTGTGTGTGACGGCgggcgccgccctcgccgacgcggcggccggcggcgtccgCGTCGGGCTGACGCGCATCCACTCCGAGCCCGGGGTCACCGCGTCCCAGTTCGTGCGCGACGCCCTGCGCCGCGACATGCACCGGCGCGCGCGGTTCGGGCGGGagctcgcgtcgtcgtcgtcgtcgtcttctccggCGGGCACGGTGTCCGCGCCGACGAGGAAGGACCTGCCCAACGGCGGGGAGTACATCATGACGCTGGCCATCGGCACGCCGCCGCAGTCGTACCCGGCCATCGCCGACACCGGCAGCGACCTCGTCTGGACGCAGTGCGCGCCGTGCGGGGAGCGGTGCTTCAAGCAGCCGAGCCCGCTGTACAACCCGTCGAGCTCGCCGACGTTCCGCGTGCTCCCGTGCAGCAGCGCGCTGAACCTGTGCGCCGCCGAGGCGAGGCTGGCCGGCGCGACCCCGCCGCCGGGGTGCGCGTGCAGGTACAACCAGACGTACGGCACCGGGTGGACGTCCGGCCTGCAGGGCTCGGAGACGTTCACGTtcggctcgtcgccggccgaccAGGTGCGCGTCCCCGGCATTGCCTTCGGGTGCAGCAACGCCAGCAGCGACGACTGGAACGGCTCGGCGGGGCTCGTCGGCCTGGGCAGGGGCGGCCTGTCGCTCGTCTcccagctcgccgccggcatgTTCTCCTACTGCCTGACGCCGTTCCAGGACACCAAGAGCAAGAGCACGCTCCTCCtcggtccggcggcggcggcggcggcgctcaacGGCACCGGCGTCCGGTCGACGCCGTTCGTCCCGAGCCCGTCCAAGCCACCGATGAGCACGTACTACTACCTCAACCTCACCGGCATATCCGTCGGCCCGGCGGCGCTGCCCATCCCTCCCGGCGCGTTCGCGCTCCGGGCAGACGGCACCGGCGGGCTCATCATCGACTCCGGCACGACGATCACGTCGCTGGTCGACGCGGCGTACAAGAGAGTCCGCGCCGCGGTGCGCTCCCTGGTGAAGCTGCCGGTGACGGACGGGTCGAACGCCACGGGTCTCGACCTGTGCTTcgcgctgccgtcgtcgtcggcgccgccggcgacgctgccGAGCATGACGCTCCActttggcggcggcgcggacatGGTGCTCCCGGTGGAGAACTACATGATCCTCGACGGCGGCATGTGGTGCCTGGCGATGCGGAGCCAGACCGACGGCGAGCTCAGCACACTCGGGAACTACCAGCAGCAAAACCTGCACATACTCTACGACGTCCAGAAGGAGACGCTGTCGTTTGCTCCGGCCAAGTGCAGCACGCTCTGA